A window from Sus scrofa isolate TJ Tabasco breed Duroc chromosome 2, Sscrofa11.1, whole genome shotgun sequence encodes these proteins:
- the ROM1 gene encoding rod outer segment membrane protein 1, translating to MAPVLPLVLPLQPRIRLAQGLWLLSWLLALVGGLTVLCSGHLLVQLWHLGTFLAPSCPFTALPRVALAASAVALGTGLVGSGASRASLDAAQYPPWRGVLSPLLVAGTAGGGGLLVLALGLALALPGTLDTGLEEGLGTAMAHYKDTEVPGRCHAKRLLDELQLRHHCCGSHGYKDWFGIQWVSNRYLDPNDQDVVDRIQSNVEGLYLIDGVPFSCCNPHSPRPCLQSQLSDPLAHPLFDPRQPNLNLWAQGCHEVLLGHLQGLASTLGNMLAVTFLLQTLVLLGLRYLQTALEGLGGIIDGEEEAQGYLFPGGLKDMLKTAWLQGGVAHRPAPEEAPAEEAPPKEGLPEA from the exons ATGGCGCCGGTGCTGCCCCTGGTGCTGCCCCTCCAGCCCCGCATCCGTCTGGCGCAAGGGCTCTGGCTCCTCTCCTGGTTGCTGGCGCTGGTCGGTGGCCTCACCGTCCTCTGTAGCGGCCACCtcctggtgcagctgtggcaccTTGGCACCTTCTTGGCTCCCTCCTGCCCATTCACTGCCCTGCCCCGGGTTGCCCTGGCAGCCAGTGCAGTGGCTCTGGGCACAGGACTGGTGGGTTCAGGAGCCAGCAGGGCCAGTCTGGATGCAGCTCAGTACCCTCCCTGGCGAGGGGTCCTGAGCCCACTGCTGGTGGCTGGCACAGCTGGTGGCGGGGGGCTCCTGGTCCTCGCCTTGGGGCTAGCCCTGGCTTTACCTGGGACTCTGGACACCGGCCTGGAAGAGGGCCTGGGGACTGCCATGGCTCACTACAAGGACACAGAGGTGCCCGGACGCTGTCATGCCAAACGGCTGTTGgatgagctgcagctgagacacCACTGCTGCGGGAGCCATGGGTACAAGGATTGGTTTGGGATCCAGTGGGTCAGCAACCGTTACCTGGATCCCAATGACCAGGACGTGGTTGA CCGGATCCAGAGCAATGTGGAAGGCCTATACCTGATTGATGGGGTCCCTTTCTCCTGCTGTAATCCCCACTCACCCAGACCTTGCCTGCAAAGCCAGCTCTCAGACCCCCTCGCCCACCCCCTCTTTGATCCCCGACAGCCCAACCTAAACCTCTGGGCCCAAGGATGCCACGAAGTGCTGCTGGGGCACCTGCAGGGGCTGGCGAGCACACTGGGCAACATGCTGGCTGTCACCTTCCTGCTGCAG ACACTGGTGCTCCTGGGCCTGCGGTACCTGCAGACGGCCCTGGAGGGGCTCGGAGGAATCATCGATGGGGAGGAAGAGGCCCAGGGCTATCTCTTTCCCGGTGGGCTGAAAGACATGCTGAAAACAGCATGGCTACAGGGAGGGGTGGCCCACAGGCCAGCACCTGAGGAGGCTCCAGCAGAAGAGGCACCTCCCAAGGAGGGTTTACCTGAGGCCTAG